AGAAGGATCCTGACTGGCCACAGGCACTGGTTTACTTTTGAGTGAAACAGAAAAACAAATTGAAAGAATCAAAAATGAGAGGATTGGTGATAAAAATTTCATTTATTTACCTTTGATATGGTTTGTTCGTTTGATTTGTTCGTCTGCTTTTTCGGATTCGTCTCGGTCCAAAATCATCGGAACTTGGATTCCATAAAAATAAATTTTGTAGGTTTTATCTTTTGAAGATTGGATTAGGTTCTTAAAATGGTTGAGATTACGCACCTTCGTACCGTTAAATGATTCGACAACCATATTGAGATAAAAGTCAGAATGTGAGTTTGTGGGGTGGGGTAATTTACGGTATAATACAATATCTTCTGTTTCACCATCTAATAAATTCGAACCTTCATAAAATCGATACAAAAGTAAACTTCCTCCTTGTGTTTGTCCAATTTTACTCCAAGATTCCAATAGATCTCTATTGACAGATTGGAATACGAGACCTCCCAAAAGTAAATAAGGGTAATCTGCGCCATACCTTGACCTTTGGTTTTCCATCTGTGGCATTTTTTTCGCTGGAAAACTCACTCGAATTTTTTTCTTCTTTCGAATGAGATCAAACTGGATTTCTTCTCCGGCAAATTTGTTATCAATGACTTCTAAAAAATCGATTGAGTTTGATTCTTTTAAATTTCCATTCCTTCCGATTTTGCGACCATCAATGGCTGTTAAATAATCGCCAGGTTGAAGGTATCCATCTGCAGAACCTTGTTTGTACACACGGGTAACAAATACACCTTCCTCTCCACTGGGGATTTCGTAAAAGTTTCGATGTGATTCGGAGAATGAATTTTGTGTTTGGATCCCAAGTTCCACATAACCATCGTATTCCCCATCTTCTATATCTTTTAGAAAATGTTGAATGACATTGGTTGGGATGATATAACCGATATTTTCACCCTTGGTTGATGCTTGGAAAGCAACACCAACTACTTTTCCATTTTGAAATGCGGGACCACCTGAATTCCCAGGATTGATTGCTGCATCAACTTGCACAACCAAATGGCTATCAATTTGAGAATGTGCATAACTAGATTGTTCAATACGTGAAACGATCCCTCTGCTGACTGAAATTTTACTTCCTCCGATCGGATATCCTATGATATCTACGGGACTTGCGAGTTCAGGTAAACCACCTAACTCTAATTCCATACTATCGGTGTAAAAATTTTGATCTGGTACTTCTAAGATTGCTAAGTCACAATCATGTGCAATATATAGAACCTTTACTTCGTACCATTCCGTTTGGTTGTTTCTCTGCGTTTCAATGAATTTTGCATTTGAAACAACATGTGCATTGGTTAGAATCCTGTTCTTTGAAATGATAAATCCAGAACCTGTGGAAGCAGAGATCCCAGAAGACATCCAAGGTGAATATGGATCTTTTGCCTGAGAAAACACACGGATTTGAACTACAGATTTCCTCAATTCGTCAATGGATTGGCCGTTGGATTCGGCACCTATTCTGAAAGAGAATAAAGTGAGAAAAAATAAAATAGTACTCGCAAAGGGAAGTGGGGAAGTTAAAATTTTTTTCTGATTCTGCATGAGTTTTTTTGAATCCATTTTATTCGGATCGGTAGCCTTCTTTTCGTTAATCACAGGCATCGTTTCCTTTAGAAAGAACCCTCGCACGGGAATGAAAACAAGTTTTTCAATTCTTGCTGGATTTTTCTGTGTCGGTAATTTGACAATCTTACTTGATACTTTGTTTTTAAAAAACCAAATCCTAAACCACCCTCATATCATTTCGACATTCCTTGTTTTTTTATCATTTGTTCTGATTTTTTTTGGACTCCATTTTCCTACTTTTTTCCGTAACTTCCCAAAACTACTCATCATCTCTTCTTTTGTTTTTGGTATGGGGATCATGTTACTATTGGTTGATTTGGGAATACTCAACGATGTATATCCTGAGGCTAGTTTGATACTATTGAAATATTACTATAACGCTTATTATATAGTGACATTCATTGTGTTTTCTTACTTGATCATTGCAAAACTGCGTTTTAATTTCCCAGCGATTCAAACTTTCATGGAATATATTTATTATGCAGCATTTGTAACTTGTTTTAGTTTCCTAATCATTTGTAATTTCCCATTACTCATCCCAATCTCAATTTCCTATTTTCTGCATTTTTTCTTATTTTTGAATTTATTGTTTTTATTCTGTTTTACCGTATTTTTATTCCATTATTCCTTTACGAAGGATTATCTAACTCATCCTTTTTCCTTTTTATTTGAAAGATCAAAACAAATCTTCGAGGAACAGATCCCTGCAAATCGATCCAATTCAAGGTTAGTGAAAGAAAAACTTTGGAATTTGTATGAGAAACAAAATTGGCGAAAAACAATGGATAGTTTCTGGTTCCAAATTTTAGTAGATGAAACTTTGGACAATGCTCTTGAACACGGCGGGAAAAGAGAAGAGGATATCATCACCGTACATGTGTTTGAGTCTTCAAAGTACATTGATGTTTACGTGATTGATAGTGGAAAAGGATTTAACCCAAGGTCAATCCCAAGCCCAATTGAATCAGATCGAAAATTGGTAACTGGTGGACGTGGGATCCATATCCTTAAAAAACTATTTTTAGTAAGATGGAATTTTTTAGGTAATGAAGTGAATATCAGAGTGGATAAAACAAAAAGTTCCGATTGGAAAACAAACGTTTAGTCGAAACTTTTTGATATGAA
This window of the Leptospira limi genome carries:
- a CDS encoding ATP-binding protein, with protein sequence MKTSFSILAGFFCVGNLTILLDTLFLKNQILNHPHIISTFLVFLSFVLIFFGLHFPTFFRNFPKLLIISSFVFGMGIMLLLVDLGILNDVYPEASLILLKYYYNAYYIVTFIVFSYLIIAKLRFNFPAIQTFMEYIYYAAFVTCFSFLIICNFPLLIPISISYFLHFFLFLNLLFLFCFTVFLFHYSFTKDYLTHPFSFLFERSKQIFEEQIPANRSNSRLVKEKLWNLYEKQNWRKTMDSFWFQILVDETLDNALEHGGKREEDIITVHVFESSKYIDVYVIDSGKGFNPRSIPSPIESDRKLVTGGRGIHILKKLFLVRWNFLGNEVNIRVDKTKSSDWKTNV
- a CDS encoding S1C family serine protease; amino-acid sequence: MPVINEKKATDPNKMDSKKLMQNQKKILTSPLPFASTILFFLTLFSFRIGAESNGQSIDELRKSVVQIRVFSQAKDPYSPWMSSGISASTGSGFIISKNRILTNAHVVSNAKFIETQRNNQTEWYEVKVLYIAHDCDLAILEVPDQNFYTDSMELELGGLPELASPVDIIGYPIGGSKISVSRGIVSRIEQSSYAHSQIDSHLVVQVDAAINPGNSGGPAFQNGKVVGVAFQASTKGENIGYIIPTNVIQHFLKDIEDGEYDGYVELGIQTQNSFSESHRNFYEIPSGEEGVFVTRVYKQGSADGYLQPGDYLTAIDGRKIGRNGNLKESNSIDFLEVIDNKFAGEEIQFDLIRKKKKIRVSFPAKKMPQMENQRSRYGADYPYLLLGGLVFQSVNRDLLESWSKIGQTQGGSLLLYRFYEGSNLLDGETEDIVLYRKLPHPTNSHSDFYLNMVVESFNGTKVRNLNHFKNLIQSSKDKTYKIYFYGIQVPMILDRDESEKADEQIKRTNHIKGK